ATGGAAAAACGCGACCAAAATCACATCATTCGACTATGCGATCCTGGTCACCCTCTGGAAGACTTACAACGCCCTGCTCATGCACCTGATCGAAAACATGAACCCGGCAACTCTGAGCCACGTCTGGAGACGCGAAGACAAGGACATCTCCCTGGAGGCGCTGATCCACGACTATTTCGGGCACATGGATCTGCACCGGAAAATGTTCGAGGAACGGGTGGAAGAGATCAGACGATTAGGGAAATGAAGTCGGGACGAATATTCACGTGTTGAAGCTGGCCGCTGAAGATGGAAAACGGCGACGGAGCAACGTAGTCAAAGTCAAACGCTCTATGCATCTGCTGCAATCCGTTTTCCACACGTCACGGCAGCACGACAAGAAAGAGCTGCAGCATGGCCAGCCCTGTGGCGATGGTCAGCAGCATGTTCCTCGTCTTCCAGGCCACGAGCATGGCGCACAGCCAGGCCAAGAGCTTCGGGTGCAACACGTTTGCGGCCCCGATAGCCGGTCCGATGACCTGCGGCGCGATAATGGCGGACAGGGCTGCGGCCGGGATGAAAGGCAGAATGGCACGCAGCAGGGCCGGGACCTGCCTCTTGCCGAAGATCAGGGAGAAGGCGTGACGCAGCAGAAAAGTTGCCGCTCCCGCAGCCAATACAAGAATCCATATGTTTTCAGGCATCGAGCACCTTTCCCGTGGTGACGCGCTGGTACGCGAAACCGGCCGCGATGCCGGCCAAGGCCCCCGCGAAGAAG
This genomic interval from Deltaproteobacteria bacterium HGW-Deltaproteobacteria-18 contains the following:
- a CDS encoding branched-chain amino acid ABC transporter permease, translated to MPENIWILVLAAGAATFLLRHAFSLIFGKRQVPALLRAILPFIPAAALSAIIAPQVIGPAIGAANVLHPKLLAWLCAMLVAWKTRNMLLTIATGLAMLQLFLVVLP